A region from the Bombyx mori chromosome 15, ASM3026992v2 genome encodes:
- the LOC101739692 gene encoding uncharacterized protein LOC101739692: MTFRIYIFVCYYLLINLLERCTSSRVIVRRHAGVADDLPLQYDLQDYIDSLKKIIEFTSEHKLDLDLNYLFGMFLLQVNLKIAVKSQNSLTESVSNETNAMLVENEKLLKYFKFRVDTDFNREDSKDKSIARLFENCKKWSQRVPRLRLRRRRMSSRHLAHTAAADLRWSEYRASIDKFDKWTPNPKQSDFCIASLGDIEDKVNYYHKCKVDGVCRDMLINGSDFGYALLHRLLFLQSARYGRGCSIFSPPQDDDLRNKFCSIAYGEAELIAQHGFNIADLLFEQVSLCALDGHVEFLRRSWLSKLLEHQSTLGCFGYRPQQTLYVETKKAQTWRISKQNHQLLGGHCNGHFTSVAAATLAAAVRFILENY, encoded by the exons ATGACCTTTAGAATTTACATTTTCGTATGTTATTAtctgttaataaatttattggaGCGATGCACAAGTTCAAGAGTTATTGTACGTCGTCACGCGGGCGTAGCCGATGATCTGCCCCTTCAATATGATTTACAGGATTACATAGAttcgttgaaaaaaattatagaattcACGAGTGAACATAAATTGGATTTggatttgaattatttgttcgGAATGTTTTTGTTACAAG TTAACTTGAAAATTGCTGTCAAATCCCAGAACTCCTTAACAGAATCTGTGAGCAATGAAACGAACGCTATGCTAGTAGAAAACGAGAaacttttgaaatattttaagttcAGAGTTGATACGGATTTCAATAGAGAAGACAGTAAAGATAAATCAA ttgCAAGGCTGTtcgaaaattgtaaaaaatggtcTCAACGTGTACCGAGACTGCGGTTGAGGAGACGGCGCATGTCGTCTCGTCATCTTGCACACACAGCCGCGGCGGACTTAAGGTGGAGCGAGTACAGAGCCAGCATCGATAAGTTCGATAAATGGACACCGAATCCTAAACAGTCag ATTTTTGCATAGCTTCGCTTGGCGATATTGAGGATAAAGTAAACTATTATCACAAGTGCAAAGTTGACGGCGTTTGTCGTGATATGCTAATCAATGGCAGCGACTTTGGTTACGCGCTTCTTCATag ATTACTGTTTCTGCAGAGTGCTCGATATGGGCGCGGTTGCAGCATATTCTCTCCGCCACAAGACGACGACTTAAGAAACAAATTCTGCTCCATAGCATACGGCGAAGCTGAGCTTATAGCTCAACACGGCTTTAATATTGCAGATCTGCTATTTGAACAAG TTAGCCTCTGCGCATTAGACGGTCACGTGGAGTTTCTTCGACGATCGTGGCTGTCAAAGCTTCTTGAACACCAATCCACATTAGGCTGTTTTGGTTATCGCCCTCAACAAACTCTATATGTGGAAACAAAGAAAGCGCAAACTTGGCGAATATCTAAGCAAAATCATCAATTACTCGGAGGACACTGTAACGGGCATTTTACATCGGTTGCAGCCGCAACTTTGGCAGCCGCTGTTAGGTTCATACTGGAGAATTATTAA
- the LOC732882 gene encoding thioredoxin, with amino-acid sequence MGLATVIQNDAHFQTEMANAGTKLVVVDFTATWCPPCQRIAPFFEQLPAKFPRAVFLKVDVDRCADTASAQGVSAMPTFIFYRNRTKIDRLEGGNTTVLENKVRQYYGSDVAEEDEDNTVAGHMDLITFITKSECECLNEADDHPLAQALTNDRGYLASYCDEQLIINISFNQLVKLHSIKIKGPADKGPKSIKLFINQPRTLDFDQAAGYSSVQDLELTPSDLEGNPVPLKFVKFQSVQNIQLFIKDNQSGDEVTEINHLAFYGSPISTTNMGEFKRVAGKKGESH; translated from the exons ATGGGCTTAGCCACTGTAATTCAAAATGATGCTCATTTCCAGACTGAAATGGCTAACGCTGGAACCAAGTTAGTCGTTGTGGACTTTACAGCAACTTG GTGTCCACCGTGCCAAAGGATTGCCCCTTTTTTCGAGCAGCTACCAGCAAAGTTTCCGAGAGCAGTATTTCTCAAAGTAGACGTAGACAGATGCGCCGATACAGCGAGTGCTCAGGGCGTCAGTGCAATGCCCACATTCATTTTCTACAGAAACAGG ACCAAAATCGACAGACTAGAAGGAGGCAATACTACTGTACTAGAAAACAAAGTTAGACAGTATTATGGCTCTGATGTTGCAGAAGAAGATGAAGACAATACTGTTGCTGGACAT ATGGATCTTATTACATTCATTACCAAGAGTGAGTGTGAATGTTTAAATGAGGCTGATGATCATCCACTTGCCCAAGCACTGACAAATGACAGGGGATACCTTGCTAGTTACTGTGATGAACAATTGATAATCAATATATCATTCAATCAG CTAGTAAAACTGCATTCAATAAAGATCAAAGGTCCAGCTGACAAAGGACCCAAATCTATAAAGTTATTCATCAATCAACCCAGAACTTTGGACTTTGATCAGGCTGCTGGTTACTCATCAGTGCAAGACTTAGA gCTAACTCCGAGCGACTTGGAAGGCAATCCTGTACCACTTAAATTCGTCAAATTCCAGAGTGTTCAAAACATTCAACTGTTTATAAAAGACAACCAGTCTGGTGATGAAGTGACAGAAATCAATCACCTTGCCTTCTATGGGTCACCAATCTCAACAACTAATATGGGTGAATTTAAAAGAGTAGCTGGCAAGAAAGGTGAAAGCCATTAA
- the LOC101739834 gene encoding tigger transposable element-derived protein 4: protein MAFRTKRKAFSFHDKLKILQYYDKKSQDYKKSQIAAELEIPVSTLSTIVKYRADVENRCKNISGAYLKRKKNKSGKYVEIENVLIDWIVSMNAQNIPLDGPMMKQRALEIAKELEVYDFTASSGWYSRFKQRHAFSLNNDFDSDDGSDLTYESYQELVKDYEPCDVFNADEFGLFYKLMPNDMSTIVDKICKDGTMPEERFTVLACSNSIGSEKLPLLIIGNTENSDKDLPCQYQVNPKSWMTKLAFTNWLYILDEYFEIQGRLVVLFVDESPVHPKDIILNNINLVIIPPEAEHEMPMSQGIIKVIKQNYRIKLIEKYKEGLAVDFKQCLKYLTDVFESIKAHTIQSYFKKSGFGDYYEVDDEDDEYKEQILMKYQDYLYVDYELATCEVEKGVNQESTFTDNNIKEKVNKIIINNGETIDNKSVTALQAVTTLKHYLKSLDSENGLNNLSVIESIILSSISKNNSM from the coding sequence ATGGCGTTCAGGACTAAACGCAAAGCATTTTCATTTCAcgataaattgaaaatattacaatattacgACAAAAAATCACAAGATTACAAAAAATCTCAAATAGCAGCTGAACTTGAAATTCCTGTCTCAACACTATCGACGATTGTAAAATACAGGGCTGATGTAGAAAATAGATGTAAAAACATAAGTGGTGCATACTTAaaacgaaagaaaaataaaagcgGTAAATATGTTGAAATTGAGAATGTTTTGATCGACTGGATCGTCAGTATGAACGCCCAGAATATTCCCCTGGACGGGCCAATGATGAAACAAAGAGCTTTAGAAATCGCTAAAGAATTAGAAGTCTACGATTTCACGGCTTCCAGTGGTTGGTACAGTCGTTTTAAGCAGCGCCACGCGTTCTCGTTAAACAATGACTTTGACAGTGATGACGGCTCCGACCTTACTTACGAATCCTATCAAGAACTAGTCAAAGACTATGAACCGTGTGATGTTTTTAATGCTGATGAATTCGGATTGTTTTACAAGCTAATGCCAAACGACATGTCTACTATAGTAGACAAGATATGTAAAGATGGTACAATGCCAGAAGAACGGTTCACAGTATTGGCATGTTCGAATTCTATTGGATCAGAAAAATTACCACTACTCATTATTGGTAATACTGAAAATTCAGATAAAGACTTGCCCTGCCAATATCAAGTTAACCCTAAGTCTTGGATGACAAAACTGGCTTTCACAAACTGGTTATACATTCTTGACGAATATTTTGAAATTCAGGGGAGATTGGTGGTATTGTTCGTCGATGAGAGTCCAGTGCATCCAAAGGACATAATCTTGAATAACATAAACTTGGTTATCATACCCCCTGAAGCTGAACATGAAATGCCTATGTCTCAAGGCATTATTAAGGTTATTAAGCAGAATTATAGGATCAAATTGATTGAAAAATACAAGGAGGGACTAGCTGTTGATTTTAAACAGTGCTTGAAATACCTCACTGATGTCTTTGAGTCCATTAAAGCTCATACAATTCAATCTTATTTTAAGAAATCCGGTTTCGGAGACTATTATGAGGTTGATGACGAGGATGACGAATACAAAGAacaaatactgatgaaataccaAGACTATTTGTATGTTGATTATGAATTAGCGACGTGTGAAGTAGAAAAAGGCGTTAACCAAGAATCAACATTtacagataataatataaaagaaaaagttaataaaatcatCATTAACAATGGTGAAACCATTGATAACAAATCAGTTACGGCGCTTCAAGCGGTCACTACATtgaagcattatttaaaatctttagATTCTGAAAATGGTCTCAACAATTTGTCTGTAATAGAAAGTATAATTTTAAGCTcgatttctaaaaataattctaTGTAG